Proteins encoded by one window of Lates calcarifer isolate ASB-BC8 linkage group LG7_1, TLL_Latcal_v3, whole genome shotgun sequence:
- the tnfaip2a gene encoding tumor necrosis factor alpha-induced protein 2a isoform X1: MTPPHHELTPPCAPGCSVTESNGPEMRAGGGEENQGGQRRRLPKLKNPAMLWKNRRQQNHNNNHTEENDRDCVEEQQEEQLEEVSRRLILREEQFFSQDSPDEEEDQLLKDFEELKLQMWMAIHNTFTSSSSEQLNILRSAVASIQQQEVQDRLWTGRPEDRVPVWRPLKCISTHNNLLQKIVESRVKKAAEDELSGTEELSSPVKREVCRLGKRVKDDLLTVERTVKDCYPPQMDILNVYAGLYHQRFSTRLTELAASGLDIDDCSYLLFWVNHCYPQTILKHEDLDGKIKTACLGSLLLQDDLNRLEEQYLSHREDKVKLWLSTALKKEEERWLSSKTPELIDHYYFSPLAVDVIQVIDSSLTEFSRVIRDQSKAQRITAHLESFLCSYKKSMEEFVKGNHSNVCSVIKAHLVCEEQLRDYITGATASLSQLQSRRCLDTLSALRDCGYRYFTCPIHVQLKVCYSHLWTSVWLDGSLPVMDSVLDSLSRQLVDLTDLKPACRQSLLSVLHQDVVLQYVKRMMRSRMKSRELQVAATQRMGEDAQKINDFFREEGCTESLWIADVLCSIAEVLRLHDPGSVQLEMVSLARMFPDLSDAHVSALLSLKTGLSAADVRSIRRSVEENRHLDPSTNHSPPFFSKVKVKWLNNKINQMGL, translated from the exons ATGACTCCACCTCATCATGAGTTAACCCCACCCTGTGCTCCGGGCTGCTCCGTCACAGAATCAAACGGCCCAGAGATGAGAG caggaggaggagaggagaaccaaggaggtcagaggaggaggctgccGAAACTGAAGAACCCTGCGATGCTGTGGAAGAACCGCAGACAGCagaaccacaacaacaaccacactGAAG AGAATGACAGGGACTgtgtggaggagcagcaggaggagcagctggaggaggtcAGCAGGAGGCTGATCCTCAGGGAGGAGCAGTTCTTCAGTCAGGACTCTCCcgatgaggaggaggaccagCTGCTGAAAGACTTCGAGGAACTGAAGCTGCAGATGTGGATGGCCATCCACAACAccttcacttcctcctcctcggaGCAGCTGAACATCCTGAGGAGCGCCGTGGCCTCCATCCAGCAGCAGGAGGTGCAGGACCGGCTCTGGACGGGGCGTCCTGAGGACAGGGTCCCAGTGTGGCGTCCTCTGAAGTGCATCAGTACTCACAACAACCTACTGCAGAAGATAGTGGAGTCCAGAGTGAAGAAGGCAGCGGAGGACGAGTTGAGTGGAACCGAGGAGCTGTCCTCACCTGTGAAGAGGGAG GTGTGTCGTTTGGGGAAACGAGTGAAAGACGACCTGCTGACGGTGGAGAGGACGGTGAAGGACTGTTACCCTCCTCAGATGGACATCCTGAACGTCTATGCTGGTCTCTACCACCAGAGGTTCTCCACCCGGCTGACTGAACTCGCTGCTTCTGGACTGGACATAGACGACTGCAGCTACCTGCTGTTCTGGGTCAACCACTGCTACCCACA GacaatattaaaacatgaaGACCTGGATGGAAAGATAAAGACGGCCTGTCTGggttctctgctgctgcaggacgACCTGAACCGTCTGGAGGAGCAGTACCTGTCCCACAGAGAG GACAAAGTGAAGTTGTGGCTGAGCACAGCTttaaagaaagaggaggagcgCTGGCTGAGCAGCAAGACCCCTGAACTCATCGACCACTATTACTTCAGCCCACTGGCTGTAGATGTCATACAG GTGATAGACAGCTCCCTGACCGAGTTCAGCCGTGTGATCAGAGACCAGAGCAAAGCTCAGAGGATCACAGCTCACCTGGAGAGCTTCCTGTGCAG CTACAAGAAGAGCATGGAGGAGTTTGTGAAGGGAAACCACAGTAACGTCTGCTCTGTGATCAAAGCTCACCTGGTGTGTGAGGAGCAGCTCAG GGATTACATCACAGGTGCGACTGCGAGTCTGTCTCAGCTGCAGAGCCGCCGCTGTCTGGACACGCTGTCTGCTCTGAGGGATTGTGGGTACAGGTATTTCACCTGTCCCATTCACGTCCAGCTGAAG gtgtgttacAGTCACCTGTGGACATCTGTCTGGTTGGATGGGTCACTTCCTGTCATGGACTCGGTGCTGGACTCTCTGAGCCGACAGCTGGTGGACCTGACTGACCTGAAACCAGCCTGTCGACAG tccCTGCTGAGCGTCCTCCATCAGGACGTGGTCCTTCAGTACGtgaagaggatgatgaggagcaggatgaagagcagagagctgcaggtggCTGCGACTCAGAGGATGGGAGAGGACGCTCAGAAGATCAACGACTTcttcagagaggag GGCTGCACTGAGTCCCTTTGGATCGCAGACGTCCTCTGCAGCATCGCTGAGGTTCTCCGCCTGCACGACCCAGGAAGTGTCCAGCTGGAGATGGTCAGTCTGGCTAGGATGTTCCCTGATCTCAG
- the tnfaip2a gene encoding tumor necrosis factor alpha-induced protein 2a isoform X2, whose amino-acid sequence MWSSLQSSRSQQSREAGGGEENQGGQRRRLPKLKNPAMLWKNRRQQNHNNNHTEENDRDCVEEQQEEQLEEVSRRLILREEQFFSQDSPDEEEDQLLKDFEELKLQMWMAIHNTFTSSSSEQLNILRSAVASIQQQEVQDRLWTGRPEDRVPVWRPLKCISTHNNLLQKIVESRVKKAAEDELSGTEELSSPVKREVCRLGKRVKDDLLTVERTVKDCYPPQMDILNVYAGLYHQRFSTRLTELAASGLDIDDCSYLLFWVNHCYPQTILKHEDLDGKIKTACLGSLLLQDDLNRLEEQYLSHREDKVKLWLSTALKKEEERWLSSKTPELIDHYYFSPLAVDVIQVIDSSLTEFSRVIRDQSKAQRITAHLESFLCSYKKSMEEFVKGNHSNVCSVIKAHLVCEEQLRDYITGATASLSQLQSRRCLDTLSALRDCGYRYFTCPIHVQLKVCYSHLWTSVWLDGSLPVMDSVLDSLSRQLVDLTDLKPACRQSLLSVLHQDVVLQYVKRMMRSRMKSRELQVAATQRMGEDAQKINDFFREEGCTESLWIADVLCSIAEVLRLHDPGSVQLEMVSLARMFPDLSDAHVSALLSLKTGLSAADVRSIRRSVEENRHLDPSTNHSPPFFSKVKVKWLNNKINQMGL is encoded by the exons ATGTGGAGCTCCCTTCAGTCCAGCAGGagtcagcagagcagagaag caggaggaggagaggagaaccaaggaggtcagaggaggaggctgccGAAACTGAAGAACCCTGCGATGCTGTGGAAGAACCGCAGACAGCagaaccacaacaacaaccacactGAAG AGAATGACAGGGACTgtgtggaggagcagcaggaggagcagctggaggaggtcAGCAGGAGGCTGATCCTCAGGGAGGAGCAGTTCTTCAGTCAGGACTCTCCcgatgaggaggaggaccagCTGCTGAAAGACTTCGAGGAACTGAAGCTGCAGATGTGGATGGCCATCCACAACAccttcacttcctcctcctcggaGCAGCTGAACATCCTGAGGAGCGCCGTGGCCTCCATCCAGCAGCAGGAGGTGCAGGACCGGCTCTGGACGGGGCGTCCTGAGGACAGGGTCCCAGTGTGGCGTCCTCTGAAGTGCATCAGTACTCACAACAACCTACTGCAGAAGATAGTGGAGTCCAGAGTGAAGAAGGCAGCGGAGGACGAGTTGAGTGGAACCGAGGAGCTGTCCTCACCTGTGAAGAGGGAG GTGTGTCGTTTGGGGAAACGAGTGAAAGACGACCTGCTGACGGTGGAGAGGACGGTGAAGGACTGTTACCCTCCTCAGATGGACATCCTGAACGTCTATGCTGGTCTCTACCACCAGAGGTTCTCCACCCGGCTGACTGAACTCGCTGCTTCTGGACTGGACATAGACGACTGCAGCTACCTGCTGTTCTGGGTCAACCACTGCTACCCACA GacaatattaaaacatgaaGACCTGGATGGAAAGATAAAGACGGCCTGTCTGggttctctgctgctgcaggacgACCTGAACCGTCTGGAGGAGCAGTACCTGTCCCACAGAGAG GACAAAGTGAAGTTGTGGCTGAGCACAGCTttaaagaaagaggaggagcgCTGGCTGAGCAGCAAGACCCCTGAACTCATCGACCACTATTACTTCAGCCCACTGGCTGTAGATGTCATACAG GTGATAGACAGCTCCCTGACCGAGTTCAGCCGTGTGATCAGAGACCAGAGCAAAGCTCAGAGGATCACAGCTCACCTGGAGAGCTTCCTGTGCAG CTACAAGAAGAGCATGGAGGAGTTTGTGAAGGGAAACCACAGTAACGTCTGCTCTGTGATCAAAGCTCACCTGGTGTGTGAGGAGCAGCTCAG GGATTACATCACAGGTGCGACTGCGAGTCTGTCTCAGCTGCAGAGCCGCCGCTGTCTGGACACGCTGTCTGCTCTGAGGGATTGTGGGTACAGGTATTTCACCTGTCCCATTCACGTCCAGCTGAAG gtgtgttacAGTCACCTGTGGACATCTGTCTGGTTGGATGGGTCACTTCCTGTCATGGACTCGGTGCTGGACTCTCTGAGCCGACAGCTGGTGGACCTGACTGACCTGAAACCAGCCTGTCGACAG tccCTGCTGAGCGTCCTCCATCAGGACGTGGTCCTTCAGTACGtgaagaggatgatgaggagcaggatgaagagcagagagctgcaggtggCTGCGACTCAGAGGATGGGAGAGGACGCTCAGAAGATCAACGACTTcttcagagaggag GGCTGCACTGAGTCCCTTTGGATCGCAGACGTCCTCTGCAGCATCGCTGAGGTTCTCCGCCTGCACGACCCAGGAAGTGTCCAGCTGGAGATGGTCAGTCTGGCTAGGATGTTCCCTGATCTCAG
- the tnfaip2a gene encoding tumor necrosis factor alpha-induced protein 2a isoform X3 has protein sequence MFVLTEAGGGEENQGGQRRRLPKLKNPAMLWKNRRQQNHNNNHTEENDRDCVEEQQEEQLEEVSRRLILREEQFFSQDSPDEEEDQLLKDFEELKLQMWMAIHNTFTSSSSEQLNILRSAVASIQQQEVQDRLWTGRPEDRVPVWRPLKCISTHNNLLQKIVESRVKKAAEDELSGTEELSSPVKREVCRLGKRVKDDLLTVERTVKDCYPPQMDILNVYAGLYHQRFSTRLTELAASGLDIDDCSYLLFWVNHCYPQTILKHEDLDGKIKTACLGSLLLQDDLNRLEEQYLSHREDKVKLWLSTALKKEEERWLSSKTPELIDHYYFSPLAVDVIQVIDSSLTEFSRVIRDQSKAQRITAHLESFLCSYKKSMEEFVKGNHSNVCSVIKAHLVCEEQLRDYITGATASLSQLQSRRCLDTLSALRDCGYRYFTCPIHVQLKVCYSHLWTSVWLDGSLPVMDSVLDSLSRQLVDLTDLKPACRQSLLSVLHQDVVLQYVKRMMRSRMKSRELQVAATQRMGEDAQKINDFFREEGCTESLWIADVLCSIAEVLRLHDPGSVQLEMVSLARMFPDLSDAHVSALLSLKTGLSAADVRSIRRSVEENRHLDPSTNHSPPFFSKVKVKWLNNKINQMGL, from the exons ATGTTTGTTCTGACTGAAG caggaggaggagaggagaaccaaggaggtcagaggaggaggctgccGAAACTGAAGAACCCTGCGATGCTGTGGAAGAACCGCAGACAGCagaaccacaacaacaaccacactGAAG AGAATGACAGGGACTgtgtggaggagcagcaggaggagcagctggaggaggtcAGCAGGAGGCTGATCCTCAGGGAGGAGCAGTTCTTCAGTCAGGACTCTCCcgatgaggaggaggaccagCTGCTGAAAGACTTCGAGGAACTGAAGCTGCAGATGTGGATGGCCATCCACAACAccttcacttcctcctcctcggaGCAGCTGAACATCCTGAGGAGCGCCGTGGCCTCCATCCAGCAGCAGGAGGTGCAGGACCGGCTCTGGACGGGGCGTCCTGAGGACAGGGTCCCAGTGTGGCGTCCTCTGAAGTGCATCAGTACTCACAACAACCTACTGCAGAAGATAGTGGAGTCCAGAGTGAAGAAGGCAGCGGAGGACGAGTTGAGTGGAACCGAGGAGCTGTCCTCACCTGTGAAGAGGGAG GTGTGTCGTTTGGGGAAACGAGTGAAAGACGACCTGCTGACGGTGGAGAGGACGGTGAAGGACTGTTACCCTCCTCAGATGGACATCCTGAACGTCTATGCTGGTCTCTACCACCAGAGGTTCTCCACCCGGCTGACTGAACTCGCTGCTTCTGGACTGGACATAGACGACTGCAGCTACCTGCTGTTCTGGGTCAACCACTGCTACCCACA GacaatattaaaacatgaaGACCTGGATGGAAAGATAAAGACGGCCTGTCTGggttctctgctgctgcaggacgACCTGAACCGTCTGGAGGAGCAGTACCTGTCCCACAGAGAG GACAAAGTGAAGTTGTGGCTGAGCACAGCTttaaagaaagaggaggagcgCTGGCTGAGCAGCAAGACCCCTGAACTCATCGACCACTATTACTTCAGCCCACTGGCTGTAGATGTCATACAG GTGATAGACAGCTCCCTGACCGAGTTCAGCCGTGTGATCAGAGACCAGAGCAAAGCTCAGAGGATCACAGCTCACCTGGAGAGCTTCCTGTGCAG CTACAAGAAGAGCATGGAGGAGTTTGTGAAGGGAAACCACAGTAACGTCTGCTCTGTGATCAAAGCTCACCTGGTGTGTGAGGAGCAGCTCAG GGATTACATCACAGGTGCGACTGCGAGTCTGTCTCAGCTGCAGAGCCGCCGCTGTCTGGACACGCTGTCTGCTCTGAGGGATTGTGGGTACAGGTATTTCACCTGTCCCATTCACGTCCAGCTGAAG gtgtgttacAGTCACCTGTGGACATCTGTCTGGTTGGATGGGTCACTTCCTGTCATGGACTCGGTGCTGGACTCTCTGAGCCGACAGCTGGTGGACCTGACTGACCTGAAACCAGCCTGTCGACAG tccCTGCTGAGCGTCCTCCATCAGGACGTGGTCCTTCAGTACGtgaagaggatgatgaggagcaggatgaagagcagagagctgcaggtggCTGCGACTCAGAGGATGGGAGAGGACGCTCAGAAGATCAACGACTTcttcagagaggag GGCTGCACTGAGTCCCTTTGGATCGCAGACGTCCTCTGCAGCATCGCTGAGGTTCTCCGCCTGCACGACCCAGGAAGTGTCCAGCTGGAGATGGTCAGTCTGGCTAGGATGTTCCCTGATCTCAG
- the LOC108890021 gene encoding neuroglobin-like, giving the protein MGCSLSVKDPGSGPPGGAEDGGEDEVAQVSLSAEERQVIRRSWTQMQEDISRVGVIMFLRLFETHPECKDVFLMFRDLDDPEALKASRDLRAHGLRIMSVIEKIVARIDQDERVDQLILDLGRKHYHYKALPKYFTFVGAEFIRAVQPVLRERWSPDLEEAWKTLFLYISSTMRRGFRQEEEEERL; this is encoded by the exons ATGGGCTGCTCTCTCTCGGTGAAGGACCCGGGCTCCGGGCCGCCGGGCGGTGCTGAGGACGGGGGGGAGGATGAGGTGGCCCAGGTGAGTCTGAGCGCGGAGGAGCGGCAGGTGATCAGACGGAGCTGGACTCAGATGCAGGAGGACATTAGCAGGGTTGGCGTCATCATGTTCCTCAG gTTGTTTGAGACTCACCCTGAGTGTAAAGACGTCTTCCTCATGTTCAGAGACCTGGACGATCCTGAGGCTCTGAAGGCCAGCAGAGACCTGAGAGCCCACGGACTcag GATCATGTCCGTCATTGAGAAGATCGTGGCCAGGATTGACCAGGACGAGCGTGTGGACCAGCTGATCCTGGATCTGGGCAGGAAGCACTACCACTACAAGGCCCTGCCAAAATACTTCACA ttTGTGGGGGCGGAGTTTATCCGGGCGGTGCAGCCAGTCCTGAGGGAGCGCTGGAGTCCAGATCTGGAGGAGGCCTGGAAG ACTCTGTTCCTGtacatcagcagcaccatgaGGAGAGGCttcaggcaggaggaggaggaggagaggctttga